One Heyndrickxia oleronia genomic window, CTTTCCTCCGCCGGTGGGCATGATTGCAACAGTATCTTTCCCTGAAAGTACCTGTTCGATAATTGTACTTTGTCCATTTCGAAATTCATCATATCCATAATAGGTCTGAAGAATTTCCTTCGCATGATTAAGCAAAATAAAACCTCCTTTTCATCATTACTTTATTTTTATTGGAATATTTATTAGAGGAATAAAAAACGAAGTAGAGATTTGCGGTAATGTTGATAGGCTATAAAGGAACATTATCTTTAGGACTTTCCACTATTTTAGCATAAAAAGCTAACCAGAATGTATGTAAGATACATGCTAAACGATGAAAAAAGAAGAGAACGGTTTTCACCGTCCCCGATTATTTTAATTTAATTTTTAGCTTGTCTAACATATCTATAGTCATTTTTTCAAGATTATAATCCGCTTTAAAACCCCATTCTTCCTTAGCAGCGGACGCATCAATAGAATTTGGCCAACTATCTGCAATTGCTTGTCTTGCAGGATCTACTTGATAGCTCATTTCAAAATGAGGTATATGCTTTTTAATTTCTGTAGCGATTTCCTCCGGAGCAAAGCTCATTGCCGTAATATTAAAGGCATTTCTATGTTTTAATTTACTTGGATCTGCTTCCATTAAATCAATAATCGCTTGTAAGGCATCCGGCATATACATCATGTCCATGTATGTACCTTTATCAATATAAGAAGTATAACTCTGATTTTTGATCGCCTCATAATAGATTTCAACGGCATAGTCAGTTGTTCCGCCGCCTGGTTCCGCTACATAAGAGATTAGCCCAGGAAAACGTACACCTCTTGTATCCACCCCAAATTTAGTATAGTAGTAATCACATAGAAGTTCGCCTGAAACCTTATTTACTCCATACATGGTCGTTGGT contains:
- a CDS encoding L-threonine 3-dehydrogenase, giving the protein MKKILVTGSLGQIGSELVTKMRGIYGSDHVIATDIRDNGSEVVTSGPFEILDVTDGAKMYELAKKYEVDTIVHLAALLSATAEKKPLLAWNLNMGGLVNALETARELNCQFFTPSSIGAFGPTTPKDQTPQDTIQRPTTMYGVNKVSGELLCDYYYTKFGVDTRGVRFPGLISYVAEPGGGTTDYAVEIYYEAIKNQSYTSYIDKGTYMDMMYMPDALQAIIDLMEADPSKLKHRNAFNITAMSFAPEEIATEIKKHIPHFEMSYQVDPARQAIADSWPNSIDASAAKEEWGFKADYNLEKMTIDMLDKLKIKLK